The Halichoerus grypus chromosome 9, mHalGry1.hap1.1, whole genome shotgun sequence genomic sequence aaTGCTGATAGCTGATGTATTCATATTATGTTCAATCCTCTGAAAAACCAAGCGTATTACAAGAAaagtacatatgtatgtgtgtgtgtatcactcagaatatattttctaaattcaattaaatataattttaattactttttaacaaaaaaagtaattattgattggtaggtatttattgccatttaattaaatgttctatcattgtttctggagattttctctgatcctttattgcctttgtcatttttggtctctcctttgcactcatagtcccctttaatattttttgcagggctagtttagtggtcacaaactcctttagttttggTTTGCTGGGAaactctcctattctgaatgatagccttgctgagtAGACTTTTCTTAGTGGAAGATTTTTTCCCATTCGGcattctttttagtattttttttaattagtttcagaggtagaattcagtgattcatcagttgcatataacacccagtgttcattacatcaagtgccctccttaatgcccatcacccagttccccatcccccaacccacttcCCATCCAGCAttctgaatatgtcatgccactccATCTGTCTTGCCAATTATCAGTTGAGAAATCTCTGGCTACtattatgggttttcccttgtctGTTAAGTTcttttgtttgctgttttcaagattttttctttatcactatattttgtgCATTTGATTAGAATATGTCTttgtgttggcctgcttttgttgattttgatggaagttctctgtgcctcctggatttgaatatctgtttctttccccagattagagagGTTTTCCACTATTAtgtcttgaaataaattttctgcttccctttgtctctcttctcctgggtctcctataatatgaatattattacatttgttggagtcactgagttccctaagtctattctcatcaTCTgtaattctttctctcctttgttcagcttcattaatTTCCAGTATTTTATCTTCCGTATCActccttcattttcctcttccttccagagTGCTGTTCATttcatcaagcctgtttccaatctagtttattgcattcttcatctttgattgattcttttttaactcttttatgtCTGTGATAAGGGTCTCCCCaatgtcttccatttttttctcaaggCCAGTGTGTATCCTTATGATtgctgctttaaattctccatcaagcatgttacttatatctgtttcacttagaatCCGGCTGTGACCttatcctgttctttcatttggtatAAATTCCTGTCTTGGCGTTTTATCTGTCTCTGCTTTCTTCggtgtgttagaaaagccaattgtgtctcttcctccccaaagtaatggccttatgaagaagaggtcatgtagtgcctAGGGTCTGGGGCTTCAGGGAGGGTCTCCAGTGTGTGCTCCCTGTGCTCCACCACtgtgttctggctgctctgtccttcatggcagtcatctgcagaggctctccttgcctgctatTGGCAGTATTTGgaccctggcctgaatgtggtctgcttttgaaatgagacctgatacCAACTCCACCAGAACTGATGTCCTGTGGAATTCTCTGTTCTGGAGATGTATTGTGGGCAGAAGGttttgctggtcttctgggggagggggcctgccaCGCTGGGGCTGAGGCATCCTTGACTGAGAATGGCCATCCCCCCAGAGCACAGGGCGTGGGGCTTGGTGAGgtaagttaggcagccagtgtgggTGCTGCCCTGCTTCCCACAGGTgactctgtgtttatgctgagggctgggggaaggaagtGGCACTGGTCAggtcctttgttcctggagaggcaTATCCTGAATTCTGCCTCTCAGGGAAGCACCCCTAGAATAGAGAATTATCTCTCCACTGTGTACCCCAGATGattttcagattgctgtttccctGCTGTCTGCACCCAGCTTATTtgactgccttctctccaggagcagaaCACTGCCCTCttggctctatcccagccaagcctgctgacctttaaaactccaggctttagaGACATGGTGTGCACAGAGGCCTTGGCTGATCTCAGGGGGAGGGGCCCACCATACTGGGACTGGGGTGAGCTTGTGGGATAAGGGCAGTCTTGCCAGAgtgcggtgggggcgggggagcgcGGGGGGCTGGTGGCTGGTGTAAGCAAGTGGGGCAGCCAGTGTCAGCACTGTGCTGCCTCCTGCAGATGGCTCTGTGTTTACGCTGAGGTGTGGGGGCGGGGCATGGCGCTGGTCAGCTCCCCTGTTCCCAGAGAGGTGTCTCTGTGAATATTACCTCCCAGAGCAGAGCGAAtcatctccccactgtgtgcctcTGGCATTTTTCAGACTACTTTTATCCCTGCCCTCTTCCCCAGGGTTGtctgcctgccttctcttcttgagcagcacagtgccctcagggctctatctcagccaCGCCCATCCACCTtcaaaactccaggctttaagccccagtggttgcaagaactcatttTCCAAGCTATCCTTGGATAGCTatccttgtgcattcccctgtgctcctctctctcttgcccatCGCCATGACCAGGGCTCTCTGCCCTCTCCAGCAccatgatctgtttctcccccaagtcattctccacacttcctaccttccttgatGTGGCCTtgctctccctctagttgtggagtttgttctctcagtctgCAGGTAGATTTCTGAGGTATTTAGGTTGATGTGATAGTTACATAGCCGTGTTCATGAGACAAGGGGAAGGTAGAGTCCTCCTACTATGCTGCCATCTTTGATTCCTCTCTAATACTCAACTTAAACTTAAGATAACACAGATTTAGAAAtatgaagtgatttttttcctgggtAAATTGAGATTCAAATTATGTTCCTCTAGGTCCCAGTCTAATGCATTGTTTTCTATATTAACCCTTTTATATGTCTTCACGAATATTGATGCTGTGCTTGAATGTTGATGTGAGACATCAGTCTGAAAAATAACCTctcttgaaagagaaaattagatttaattattattattacttattattatcactttttcttttttttttttttaattttattatgttatgttagtcaccatacaacacatcattagtttttgatgtggtgatccacgatccattgtttttgtataacacccagtgctccatgcagtacgtgccctccttaatacccatcaccaggctaaccaaagTCATATATTGTCCCACCAGTGTGAGGTCAGGCTGACAGGCTTATAGAAGTACCCATTATTTTATAGAAGCTCAATATATTTGAAGGATTTATTGTAAGTTAACATATTGGTCTgagtaaatacatttatttcagatGAATAAGTAGGagattaattatttaaaatgttggtgtagggcgcctgggtggctcagtcagttaagcgtctgccttcggctcaggtcatgatcccggggttctgggatcaagtcccacatcgggctccttgctctgtggggaacctgcttctccctctcctccccgcttgtgctctctctcactatctctgtctctctctctcaaataaataaaatataaataaataaataaataaataaataaataaataaaatgttggtgTAATTTGTAACCCTAATGCagaaaaaattaaagtcaaagaaaaaatagaactagacatacacataaaaacaaacaattataGGTATAAAAGGTAACGTTTTCCTCAGTGTACATTGTTAGTATAGTATTGGCAGACTTACTGAAATCAGCAAATGACTTACTATATCTCCTAACATTATTAGTTGTAGATTCTTGCCAAGAGTAAGAAGAATCTTTCCAAATACAAGAGTAATGGGCATGGTGGCTAGACTGTGTTCATCAGGGCCACAGAACTTATATTCTCCCTGTGGTCATTTTTGTGGGCTGGTGAACTCTTTCTGAAGGCAACTGTGAAGGAGAAATTGTGTGGATGGAAGGACACTGACAATATGCTACATCACATTCAATATATATTATGTGAAGCATCTCTGTGTCATTCTGAGTGGGAAAGTAAAAATTATCCAGTGACTCCCCCTCTTCACACCTCAAGAATTATGAAGTGACAGAGGagacaatattttatatttgactgattacaatttttaaataatagggtTTTTTAGAGAGAGGTATCCCATcacagaaaatatcaaaatttaattcaaaggTCATCACATTTCCCCATAAAAAAACTTGATACTATGGCATGataaattgaaatgaaaagatatattcattttatgaaattccactacataaaaatgtacaaatttaCGTTTCTCAAAATTTATTATTCTCGTTATTATTCTCAAAATAAATTCGATTCTATAGATAGATCAAAGCCAAATCGTAACTAATGTCAAAGGAGTCAtggaataaatgtttaatgaatgaatacgTAATGAATAAGACAGTCTTATCACCTTTTAATCCCTTTGTGTCTTCTCACTTCCttttatcatgataaaaataatttaaataacaaagaCCCTTTACTCAAGATATTGATAAATGTATGGCATcacaagagatttatttatttatttattttaaagattttatttatttatttgacacagagagagagagcatgagcaggaacacaagcagggggagtgggagagggagaagcagacttcctgaggagcagggagcccaatgcggggcttgatcccaggaccctgggatcatgacctgagccgaaggcagatgcttaacaactgagccacccaggtgccccatcacaaGCGATTTAATATACAAGgtcataatttatatattatcacTTAATATACAAACCATACTGTATATGTATCTATTCACTCAAGTCTATATTTCTGAAGATCCAAGCATTAGCATAGAAAATACAAAACTAGATATCAAAACAGTTTCTGTGGGTCTTTAGAATGATGTAAATGCATTCAGGTTTATGTTTACATCCTCTTTGTGTTATATTACAAACAAAATTACAAACTCCTAGTGAGCTATTTTCTCTGAAGTTGTGCCAATGATTAGAGTCATAATAGAGTTAAGTAGGATGGTTACAGTATTGTTGCATTCACAGAACGTTCATATACAGGAACTATTGTATTAATTGTGTCTATGGTCTAGGGATTGGTTGCTTCACTAGAAACTAAAGACAGATTTACaacaatagtgcacaagggtttcttttcctccacatccttgccaacacttgttacttcttctgttttttattttagccattctgacaggtgaaaAATGATatctttttggtattttaatttgcatttccctgatgattagtgatcttgagcaccttttcatgtacttgttgaccatctgtatcttctttggaaaaatgtctatttagattctctgcccattttttaaattggaattttgggggttttttggtgttgagttgtataagttctttatatatatatatttttaattttattttactatgttatgttagccaccaagttctttatatattttggatatgagcctcttattggatatatcatttgcaaacatcttctcccattcagtaggctgagtttttgttttgtggattgttttcttgctgtgtaaaaccattttattttggtgtagtccttatagtttaatttttccttcatttcgCTTGTCAGAggagatatatttagaaaaatgtatctATGTCTCATGTCAAAAAAATTACTATCCTCATGCACCATTGGTAGGGATACAAATTGGTGCACtattgtggaaaatagtatggagtttccttgaaaaattaaaaaatagaattaccatatgaaccTGTAATTCCATAGCTGGGttacccaaaaaaacaaacaagcaaaaaaactaatttgaaaagatatatgtaccttATGTTAACTGCAGCcttacttataatagccaagttatggaagcaacccaagtacccactgatagatgaatggataaagaaaacatggtgtatttatatacacaacggaatattactcagccataaaaaaaaaaaatcttgccattggcaacaacatggatggatctagagtgtgtcatgctaagtgaactaagttagtcaggaaagacaaatactatgtgactTCACTCATGTGGattttggaaacaaaacagatgaacaaacaaacaaaaaaaagagacaaacaaaaaatagacaattaaatatagagaaaaaactagtggttgccagaggagaggagggtggtggATGGGTAAAAAGTACCTTTATCATGTTGAACATTGATagatgtatagaattgctgaatcattatattgtacacctgaaactaatataacactgtgtcaATTAcatctgaatgaaaaaaaataaagacaattagaAAACATATTTCATTGCCTTATCCAGGGTAATATTTTGCTATGACACCTGGTTCCTCTTCAATTTTGTAGATTCATGGTCAACTCTCACCAGCTTCCTCAGTGAATTCTTCATGTCCTTATTCCGTAGGGTATAAACAAGAGGGTTGAGACTTGGAGTGATGATTGTGTAAAAGAGGGCGATGAACTTGCCCTGGTCTTGGGAGGCACTGTTGCCTGGTTGTAGGTACATGTAGATAACAGTTCCATAGAAGATGGACACAACAGTGAGATGAGATCCACAGGTATTAATTGCTttgtgttggcctgcttttgacTTTATTCTCAGCACAGCTTTGGCGATGTAGCCATAGGATATAAGAATAAGGCTGAGGGGTGTAAGGACAATGACAATGcctaaagcaaaaacagacatttCAACTGTTGTGGTGTCTATACAAGCTATTTTGACCATAGCTGGCAACTCACACAAGAAATGGTCCAGAAGGTTGTTTCCACATCGAGGCAAATTCAGGGTGAGTGTACATAATACTACAGAATTGGCCAAACTAATGCTCCAGACTGTGATTGCCATCTTGAGACGGAGATGCGGGTTCATGATTACCAAATAATGCAAGGGCTTACAGATAGCTATGAAACGATCATAGGACATAACAGCAAGGAGGAGGCACTCAGTGGACCCCAACCACATATAAATGTAGAGTTGAGTGACACAGCCCACATAGCTGATGGTCTTGTCAGGTCCCCACAAGTTAACCAGCATTTGAGGGATGATGCTAGTCGTGAAGCATAGGTCCAGGAAAGATAAATTCCTGAGGAAAAAATACATTGGCGTGTGCAGATGGGGATCCAGGAGAGATGCAAGGATGACGGCTGTATTACCCACCCATGTAATGAAGTAGAAGATAGTGACAACTCCTGATAGGACCATCTCCAGTTTGGGATGGCCAGAGAAACCAAGCAGAACAAAACCGTGTAGAGAAGTGTAATTGTTTTGGTCCATAGTCCTTTAGTGACCAAGTCCTAGAATGAGAAGAATagaaggaggtgaaggaggatggggatgaagatgaagaggaagaggagcaggaggaataagaagaagagaaggaggaggagaagaaatctGTCAATACAATCTATATAATTAAATGCggaatttaaaaagggaaatactttatgttaatacttaaaaataatgggTAAAAGTGAATATTAGAGCCAAGTAATCTGGTCTTTGTTTTAGATCCTTTTATAGTGatgtttaatattatatttttatctagGTGAGCTTGGCAAGGTTACTCTTAAAGTCAAGTTCTGAAATTTCTCACATTTAAGTTTGGAAGTTTGGAATAGATCTGGTTCTAAAGTGATGTGACCCTCCGATTCTGTACAAATCTTTTGGCTTGATATAGTGAACACACTCTTTTACTTGGTCAGCAAATTCACCTATGAAATGCAATTATTTTGTGAATGTCAGAACGAGGAAAAGAATGTTCCTCTTTTTTCATATCTTAGTGAGTAGCACTGTTGATATCCCAGTTTCTTATGTAGGAGATATGGCATTTATCTTTGGCACCTTTATCTCTCTCATCCTGGTACCTAACTTATCACCCAAACTGGTAAGTTTGAAAGCAAATTACATGTTAACTGTCCTCGCACTTTTAAAAAGCTTCCACAATCTCTACCCTAATCCAACCCACTATCGTCTCTTCTCTAGATTCTGGCAACTATCTTCATTCCTTATcctgactttttaaattcttttaaaaaattttttcatagtttaaaaaatattagtgaatatacagtgtaatattcatttcaggtgtagaatttagtgattcaatcttccataaaacacccagtgctcatcagaaatgccttccttaatccccatcacctattcaacctatccccctgcccacctccctgctggtaaccatcagtctgttctcttgatttccctctctgttttttttttttttatcatgttcatttgttttttgtttcttaaattccacatatgaataaaatgatatggtatttgtctttctctgactgacttactttgcttaggataatactctctagctccatccatgtcattgcaaatatacataccacatcttctttatcctttcactAATCGATGggcatttagtttgtttccaaaatttggctatcattgataatgctgctatcaacaccagggtgcatgtattccttcatattagtgtttttgtatctctctggtaaatgcctagtagtgtaaaatagaaaacccagagatAACCCACAACTACAGTGTCAATTAACCtccaacaaaacaggaaagaatatccaatggaaacaAGAGAGTGTCTTCAACAActggtgttgggagaactggacagcaacatggaaaagaatgaaactggacccgtTTCTTACAtcagacacaaaaatagattcaataCGGATCAAAGACCTAACTATGAgtcaggaaaccattaaaatcctggaggagaacacaggcagtaacctcttcaacatcggccataGCATCTTCTTACTAGATGCGTCTCCcatggcaagggaaacaagagcaaaaataaactattgagactccATCAAGATGAAAAGTTTCTGCATGGTGAAGGACacaatcaagaaaattaaaaagcaacctatgacatgagagaagatatttgcaaatgacatatctgataagggttagtatccaaaatatataaagaacttctaaaactcaacacctaaaacacaaataattaaggaaaaaatacatagaaaacatgtatagacatttctccaaagaagacatccagatggctaactaacacatgaaaagatgctcatcatcacttatcatcagggaaatacaaatcaaaagtacaatgagataccacctcacaccggtcagaatgtgTAAAATTaacacacaggaaacaacaggtgttggggaggattgggagaaagggaaagcctctgacactgctggtgggaatgcaaactagtgcagccactctggaacagtatggagtttcctcaaaaagttacaaatggaactaccctacaatccaggaaTTGCGCTAagatgtatttacccaaagatacagatatactAATTTGATGAGATATATACACCCTgatgttgatagcagcattatcaacaataaactcagtatggaaagagcccaaatgtccatcagttgatatGAATAAGGAAGGTATGGCATAAATAagtatagattatatatatacaaacacacatctaatatatagatagatatttcACTagctgtgtgtacacacacacacacacacacacacacaatgtaatattattcagccataaaaaaagagttaaatcttgctatttgcaatgttATGGATGGAAATAAATAGTTTTATGCTcatcaaaataaatcagtcagagaaagacaaataccgtatgattttggtcatatgtggaatttaagaaacaaaacagatatatACAGCGGCggggtgggaagaaaggaaaaccaggaaatagactcttaactatagagaacaaattgatggttactaGAGTGGAGGTGGTAGgttgggagaaataggtgaaagggtttaaagagtgcacttattgtgatgaacacCGGGTGGTGTATGTACgttttgaatcactaaattgtacacctgaaactaatatcacactgtatgttaactaactgaaatttaagtGAAAActtgacaaatgaaaacaaagaaccaATTATAATCATGTATTCCTTAGGTCAAAGTTTTTTTAACAGCCCCCCATGCAGTGTGTAAACTTTAAGAAAATGGGTCTGATGTCTATTTCTTTCTACTCTATCCATGACACCCAAAGTATTCCCCTCAATACCTATCTAACCATGTATCTGTGTATCTATGCATCCATCTATCTGCATACTTGTCTTTCATCTCATCTATCCTTACCTTAACCCCTATATTAATATAGtttctgaataaaagaaaaaaatgtcacagTATGAATGATGGTGAAAAATC encodes the following:
- the LOC118547700 gene encoding olfactory receptor 2W1-like, giving the protein MDQNNYTSLHGFVLLGFSGHPKLEMVLSGVVTIFYFITWVGNTAVILASLLDPHLHTPMYFFLRNLSFLDLCFTTSIIPQMLVNLWGPDKTISYVGCVTQLYIYMWLGSTECLLLAVMSYDRFIAICKPLHYLVIMNPHLRLKMAITVWSISLANSVVLCTLTLNLPRCGNNLLDHFLCELPAMVKIACIDTTTVEMSVFALGIVIVLTPLSLILISYGYIAKAVLRIKSKAGQHKAINTCGSHLTVVSIFYGTVIYMYLQPGNSASQDQGKFIALFYTIITPSLNPLVYTLRNKDMKNSLRKLVRVDHESTKLKRNQVS